Proteins co-encoded in one Hypanus sabinus isolate sHypSab1 chromosome 6, sHypSab1.hap1, whole genome shotgun sequence genomic window:
- the LOC132395919 gene encoding uncharacterized protein LOC132395919, which produces MAFLCAGGGAVLRRDRNAGDRTGRFMVGGGRRNNSGSTKADGRQGPVVRSETCGRRGPPGVGVAPRPCPPTLGRDASNRAVAVEWEPRLPLLPVRGNARWGAAKVGGRVVGRFSQILAVLPFYSPVVKPVSPSPAETPGKKHLSLKPSEMGGDCAPCAWTLSDTYTFKGFPSRGDGWCWHPLFFQGVNENYHSGLWIRTFQRLISSKTYALLQNSSRYSHFYSSMKALQQCRMYGNYKGDGNAALFPGRSKTVYYDILKVSPNATHNQIKSAYYKQSFIYHPDRNAGSEKAALKFTQISEAYSVLGSVSLRKKYDRGILTPADLHVAKKPSSKVHASTIKQTQSGSSEGNLNDGKSKFDFDEFYRAHYGKQLEMEQLMRRRRMQLLKSRDSLEERLNLQRLVELSMIAMLIAGLAILCNLK; this is translated from the coding sequence ATGGCGTTTTTATGTGCCGGTGGAGGTGCGGTGCTGCGCCGTGACCGCAATGCTGGAGACCGGACAGGGAGATTTATGGTTGGCGGCGGCCGAAGAAACAACTCGGGTTCCACGAAGGCTGACGGTCGGCAGGGGCCGGTTGTCCGTTCGGAGACCTGCGGCCGGAGAGGGCCGCCGGGTGTGGGGGTCGCGCCTCGGCCCTGCCCACCGACACTGGGGCGCGATGCCTCGAACCGAGCCGTTGCCGTAGAGTGGGAGCCGCGACTGCCACTGCTCCCTGTGAGAGGCAATGCCAGGTGGGGAGCAGCCAAGGTTGGAGGCCGTGTGGTGGGACGCTTCTCCCAAATCCTTGCTGTGTTGCCCTTCTACAGCCCGGTGGTAAAACCTGTGAGTCCTTCCCCAGCAGAGACACCCGGCAAAAAGCACCTATCGTTGAAGCCTAGTGAAATGGGTGGTGACTGTGCCCCTTGTGCTTGGACCCTCAGTGACACATACACGTTTAAAGGGTTTCCCAGCCGTGGAGATGGTTGGTGTTGGCATCCTTTGTTTTTTCAAGGGGTGAATGAGAACTACCACAGTGGGCTTTGGATTCGGACATTTCAACGGTTAATCAGCTCAAAGACCTATGCATTGCTTCAGAACAGTAGCAGATATAGTCATTTTTATTCTAGCATGAAAGCATTACAACAATGCAGAATGTATGGCAACTATAAAGGTGATGGGAATGCTGCCCTATTTCCAGGAAGGAGCAAGACAGTATACTATGATATTTTGAAAGTCTCTCCCAATGCCACACATAATCAGATCAAGTCTGCTTACTACAAGCAATCATTCATTTATCACCCAGACCGAAATGCAGGTAGTGAGAAGGCAGCACTGAAGTTTACTCAAATCAGTGAGGCGTATTCTGTGCTGGGCAGTGTGAGTCTAAGGAAAAAGTATGACCGAGGAATTCTGACTCCTGCAGATTTGCATGTTGCCAAGAAACCTTCAAGCAAAGTTCATGCCTCAACAATAAAACAAACTCAGTCTGGAAGTTCAGAAGGTAATTTAAATGATGGGAAATCAAAGTTCGATTTTGATGAGTTCTACCGGGCTCACTATGGAAAACAACTGGAGATGGAGCAGTTGATGCGGCGGCGAAGGATGCAGCTTCTCAAAAGCAGGGACAGCCTTGAGGAAAGACTGAATCTTCAAAGGCTAGTAGAGTTGTCAATGATTGCTATGCTTATTGCAGGACTTGCCATCTTGtgcaatttaaaataa